CAGTCCGAGCAATGCGAGATAGTAGCCCCTTTAGGCACGACAAGAATCACATCCAACCTCAATATCGCGCAACTCAGCCCTCCGTCTCCATCCCTTCCCACACCACACAGCTTCCCATCCAAATTCACCATTGTTAAGCTGCACAGAAAATTCGGGAGCCCTTTCTCCACCCCTCTCAGCTCCTTCAAcacatcctcctcctcatcatacCCACGAATCTTACCCATATAATCATATTAATACAGCACACTGTCCACCACCGCGAACCGACCCCTCCACCCCATACCCGTCAAAACTCAACAGCCAAGCAATGAGAGATGGTAGCCCCTTTAGGCACAACAAGAATCACATCCGACCTCAATACCACGCCACTCAGCCCTCCGTCTCCATCCCTCCTCACCTCAATCTCCGCACACATTATATCCACCTCTTTCCCattccctttccctttccctttcccttccCACACAACACACAGCTTCCCATCCAAATTCACCATTGTCGAGCCGCACAAGAACTTCAGCAGCCCTTTCTCCACCCCTCTCAGCTCCTTCCACACATCCTCCTCCACATCATACCCGTGAATCTTCCCCAAATAATCGTAACAATACAGCACATTGTCCACCACCGCGGCTCGGCCCCTCCACCCCAAATCCAGGCTCTTAGGCACATTCCCCCACCCGCCCCGCCCGATGTCGAGCACCACACCACCTCTATCCGCCATTGCATATAACCTAGTCCCAATTACCGCGCTCGCGTGCATCCACTTATCCCTCAGCTCAATCTCACTCGGAATCGCAGCCCACAACCCCGTCGCTGGATCAAAAACCTCCGCCCAATTGATCGATCGAGACCAGTTATCGACATTACACCCGCCCATTACATATATCTTCCCGTCCAATTCCCCCGACGCGGAAAATTCCCGAGAAACCCTCATTCTATGCCCTAATTGCCAATTATTCGACCGACAATCGAAGATCCAGACATTGTTCGAAGGAATATCGCTGAGAGAGCCGCCGATTACGTATATTTTGGGGCCTAGGGCTAAAACTGATGATCCAACGGGGTGCTGAGGGATTGAGGGGATGGGAGTGAAACTGCGCTTCGAATTTTGGGGGTTTCGCTCGGAATACCAGTTGAAAGAAGAATTGATCCGGAGATTGAGGTAGAGAGATGATTGGGATGTACGGAGGAGAGATCGGGTGCGGAAGAGCTCCGGTGAATTGACGGCGGCGCGCCACGATTTTGAGACTAGAGAGAGGAAGGGGTGGCGGAAGCGCGGCACTCTGGCAAGGATCTGGATTGAGATATCGTCCGGGAAGTTCTGAATCAGTGGGGGTGGAGCTGAAACTGGGGACCCGGCCCCAGCGGCGGCGGTGGTTTGCTCCGCCATACTTAAAATTTAAGGGAATTTTACtctttttatataattatttgtagAGGAAAGGGCGTCCCGAACCGCCGAACGTGTGgacattttatgattttggtcataaatattatgttttaaatttttgcatCCCAACATTTTAACTCGGGCCGAAATCAGTCCTAAACCAATGGATCCATCAAATTTTAACAATCAACGTTTTTAATtcggattttgaccaaattaaattGTTAAGTGTGATTACTACCTCCCTAATTATAtccataattattataataatttatcatttaaaaaacaaaacaaagctAGTCTTCGGAATGGCAGAAGCCCCTGCTGCTTCCACCTCCGGTTCGCTCCGGTGTGGCGGCGCCTGTGGCTGCcgccttcctcctcctcttcctctacGCGCTCTTCGCCTTCTTCACTTCGGACAATTTAGCCACTTCGAAGAATATGCTCTCAGCATAATTTTCGTCGCGATTTTCCTGTTTTTGCTCTCGAGAAACAAGGGTTTAGTTAGCAGGAATGTCAATTTCTTCAAGCAAACCCGCGATGAGTATGGGAAGAGGTTAGGGTTTTTGCGTTTCGCTTTGAGAACTCACTCGAAGCCTGTGCAATGGTTCATCGGCGAGGCAGAATTGGAGAGTAGGAAGATTGTTCGGAAGGTGTGGAGTTTTACAGCAATGGCGATTTCTACGAAGAGGAGTTTCACAAGGGGGCATGTAACGGAAGCGGTGTGTACAATTACTTTGTGAATAAGAGGTATGAAGGGGATTGGATCGATGAGAAATACAACGAGTATGGGATCGAGAGCTGGGCGAGAGGGAGCAGGTACAGAGGGCAGTATCGCCATGGCTATGGAGTGTATAAGTTTTACACATGGGATTCGTATGCTGGAGAGTGGTGCAATGGGCAGAGCCATGGCGTTGGAGCTCAGACTTACGGCGATGGGAGCTGCTTCGTCAGCGAGTTCAAATCCGGGGTTAAGCATGGCTTTGGATGCTACCATTTGAGCTTAGGACTTACTTCTGTGGTGGATTGATCCGTGTGGTGGTTGTAAGTGATAGAGATGAGTGGGGATTATATTTCTGTTCTGTAAGGATAACCGGTGACAGCCGGCGGTCGACCGGCGGCAGCTGAGTAGCTATTGACTTGCGAATTTGGGGCGGGGTATCGGCGACGATCTTCCATTGCGGGAGTCGCGGCAGGGGAGAAAATTTTTGatgttttttaatattttagaataataatttttttaattaaaaaatctaatAAAAATGCTTAACTTGGTCAAAATCGGCTAAACAACCGTTGACCGCTACTTTTAGATGGAGCCGTCCAAAATGGGCTGATTCCGACCCGAGTTAAAATGTTGAGGATGCAAAATTTCAAAACATAATGTGTAggatcaaaatcataaaatattcaggaccaattttgacctttactcttatTGGAAAACCCCAAAAATTTACAGaatttatatttagaaattcaaattaaatattagacGATAATCAACGtgcaattttattaatattggcCCAATAACagttaattttaaaatgaaaacctGGCCCAATTGGAACACGTCGTTAATTATAATGAAGCTACGCccaattattttatactatatattcttttaaattttaaaatctaaattgAATCAAAGTGTGGGACATATATTTATAATCAAACGAAgtacataaaaaatatttttaaataaaataaaaaaaaatattctcaaTCGAATTATTTGGTTTTATAGTACTCCGTATTAAAGATGAACAAGAATGGTCCCTATTTATGGGGatgattatattatttatatataatgttTTACGATGGTATTCAGTTTGCAAAATTGTATCttgagattaaatatgtagtgtgcttggtttatgagattcaatatctcaactcaatcctagatggataatcatgagataattagtcatagctaacctccTATTAATAAAACAATCTCACAACTCTATCttggtactattttatctaggaaaccgaacaccacctatgttgatataaaatttGAAGCTTGCGTAAATAATAGTATCACTCTCCTTcgttcataaaaaatagtctaattGGTGGgatgcacgagttttaatacgaaattggtaaagtgtgagagagaataatataaaaagattactaattttatatattagttttatattaaaatgtgagttggaataagttagtggaatacgaggtccactataaaaaaatattaaatagtgaaatgtgacaaatatTGTGAGacagacaaaaatgaaaaaatgtgacaaaatttaaggacATGGGAAGTGTgatacaattgataaaatatttggtATGAATAGTATACTTAATTACGACCCTTCAATCATCGCGTGATGACTCGAGCATCCAACCTATTAGTGCCAAAGAATCTATGAAATGAGTGGACGTCAATGTCCGTATGAATGGTCCCTGGCAACATTTTACTACCTCACAATGCCATTGCCACCAACATGAGCTCATGATACATTAGTATCATCACGTCGATAAGTAACAACCAAAAATTAACTCATATCTTTCATAGAGACAAAAAAAACAATTCCACTGGAGCAGCGATGAGGATGAACTACGCAATCGCTATTCTCCTGATTTTATTATCAGTAAGCAGTCAAGCTTCTTCCAATTGCTTCAAATCCATCATTAGCAACGGAATCCACCTCGCTCCCTGCGACACTTCATCTCTACTCCGCCATGACGCCGTATGGACAAACTTTCTTCCACCGTCCCACCGGGAGGGCCTCCGACGGCCCCCTCATCATTGATTTCATCGGTTCGAATTCCCAATCTCACTTCCCTTGATTCAAATTTTCATGGTTCACCGTCAATTTCTGCAATTATAATTGATTGAATAATTACCTAACAATATGTTCTAAGCCTGCttaattttttcataatttatactccctccgtccccaaagaatatccACTTTGAGTTTGGCACgagtttaatgcaaaattggtgaaataagagagagacatagagaaaaaataattaaattattgttagtggagaatgagtctcacctaatgagagaaaagaattttcaaaattggaaagaatgcatattcttatgagaTGTATAgagtatatattattataaaactattgaTATTTTGTGTGAATAGTTAAAAGCTTTTATGAGAAAATATTATCTCAAAATTCCAAACTCAAATTTAAGAATATACAAGCATTACCAAAATATTTTTTCGGTGTCCGCCCATGTTTGCAGCTGACGCTTTGAGGCTTCCTTTTTTGCAACCTTTTTTTGGTCCAAGCAACTGCGATTTCAGCGGTGGTGTGAATTTCGCGGTGGCAGGATGCACGGCACTTGCGGACTCGTTTTGGGCGGAGGAGGGGATCCAGATTGGGTTGGCAAATACGTCTCTAGCTGATCAGTTGAGCTGGTTTAAGGAACTCTTTTTGCCCCACACCTTCAGGTAACTCCTCACTAGAGAATAAAATTAGAACATCCAGCCCGTTTCGTGGGACACGCAAGAGACGAGCACGTGGTGCGGGTCCAATTAAGGGACGGGTGTTACTAAGTTAAGCACAAGGCAACGGGAGGTCATGATACAATTTCAGTTATGTATATTCTTCCTCTATCCGTCTTATATCGTCCTAACTTGTCATTCTCGTCCGCCCGCAGTTAACTACGGAGTATTTTATTTACCTtgaactattattttatcaaatggACTCCACATATCTACTAACTTTTCTATATATTTCTTAGAATCCGAATCAACGCAATGTAAGCCAATGAATAGCAGATAGGCGGGgtatattaatttttgtgttgCTTCCTGTTGCGGCTGTGGAGGAGCGTACAAGTATAATCAGACGTCCTTCTGCAAGGATGTAGCACGTGCCAGGATCCGTCATTGCACGTGGTCTCCATTTGACAGATGCTTTGCTGCGGGGATGGATGTTTTACCATTCCTCCGCTCTATGCGTTTTGTGCTTCTTTGCCTTCAAAATTCTTGTATTAGTTGGAAGGTgaaatatcttaattaataaattgtgaCCCTCTTAATTGGAGTCGGTGAGTTGTCCCTTCCTAAAAATCATATGCGCTTATCAAATTATACTATATTCTACTACTgtactactattacaaattttACTCTTTTCATTATAGTTGTCAAATGAGAGTTGCCAAGGTCAAACTTGGGGCAACCCCAATATAGATATTCGGCTGGTctgcattttttaaatttcttatgtattttaattttgtattaaatgccactaataaatactccccctatttttcaaaaatagcaactatttacATTTTGGGTTGTTCCTtataaatagaaactttataatctttctattttaggacatggaccccacaatccactaactctactttcactactttttctctcaatctctcttacttttctcatttttcttttcctctctcttactttaccaatttttctcacttattttatcaattatgcattaaaacccgcaccgtttcaaatgtttctatttttttaatacggaAGAACTAATAAATAAGaggataaaaatatttataagatTTTGTGTTTTCAATTGTAGTTCATATAGATATATATTATATTGGTTGGATGAtttcaaaattacataaaatatgATTTCAAAACCCGCATctctcttgccgacggcacggacggtccgttgtggatgctcttacaacccaaaacagtttttttttttacttttgaaaGATGATCAATAATAGTTCATCATTTAATATGTGcgtcaaaaacaaaaacaggtTGCCTCAATTGGTTGAACGAATTTGTCAGCAACCACAATAAAATGCTTCAAGGACAATTGTATCTCATTCAAAAAGAGCACCCTCACACTGACATAATCTACGGGGATTATTACAATGCGATTCTATCTCTCCCAAGACGAATATGGTAAGTATGCCATAAACAATAGTCTTGTTTTGGAGTGACACGAgtttcgataaaaaaaaatagtgcgAGTATTGTGAGTGGAAAATGAATTTGATGGTGGATCGACTTCTGTGTCTAGGGTTTTCAAAAAGGAGCGCTCACGGCTTGTTGCCCGAAATGCGGGCCCTACAAACTGGATAATAAAGAGACGAAAACGTGCGACGTCCCAGCACAGTACGTGAGTTGGGATGGTTTGCATTTGACGGAAGCAGCTTACAGTATCATAGCAAAGGGTTTGATCAAGGAATCGTATACAATACCTCAAATTGAACAAATCTGCTCAAACCATATGTTCAATAGATCGTATTCTGTTCCTCCAAGAATTGCACTATAATTTTTCTTCCAATTATATACGCCAATGTTCGGCTACATTTTTATGTACTGCAAGAAAATTGCGAATCTTGGCTTCTAGCATTTGAatgcattaataaaaaaatttgaatcaatTGGATTTTCATTCTCTTATGAAAGTTCGGACCATTTTTTATGTTTACTATCTTAGTGAAAACTGAAAAACATAGTGTTCAATGTTCATAAAAAACTGACTGCAAAAACAATTTTTCTCTCCACTTCAGAAAATCCTagaaactaaaaagaaaaatagttcataattttggaaattataATGGCACTCTTGCCCCTAAAACGACTTCCGGTGGCCAAaatctatcatttatcaacccTAAACTGGTTTGCAGCATGGAATGAACGAATATAAAAGAGTGTGATTGTGCTTTTACTTTAATATATAGGTAAAATTATACTTTCACCAAgtggattgtgatcaagatagaaccattcttaaacgtagaacaaatgccaaacggaggtcgttagatcttttaatccaatggtgttgatttgcacaacaacttcccattacaaccaaaactattattaatgggtgaatgcagataagtgaaaaaataaagcatgcatggactcttcttcgtttcattcattcttccatcaacatgtgagttttttcacatgttgagtccggaatgtcgtgaaaacatagtctaatatgtatgatttttaatcttgaccgtcattttttcctcatccaatgaataaaatatgtagagttctaggttctacacttaagaatggttctatctttaacgcaacccaaGTAAGTTTACTAAAACAAAACGACAAAAAATTGTTTCTACTTTCTAGTGCTTTAGTTAAAATATTAGAAAACCTCACTCGATACGCATTTGTATATAAAATTGCATTCTTGCATGAGTCGACATAcctaaaacaataataaaaagctGGATTCAGTTACAAAGTTGCTATCACTCGGTGGTTATTATTGGTCGACATGTCCTCctaatttaataattatagtcTATTTCGTGCAGAAGACAAGTGGTTTGCGTTGTAATGTGATCAAAATATGAGGAATTAGTTTAGCAAATATTAGGTGTTAGTTGAACTAATATcgaaatattttttactttatacaATGTTGAACTTTCCCATGtccctttttaaaaaaaacgccGATTCCGATTTTGAGAGAAATTTGGAACTGGAACCGGCACAGGAACCGGCACAAggacgaattttttttatatatagttataattCATAATCACCAGTTTTTTAAATATTGGAATCAAAACCGTATTAATAAACTCAAAAAGTAAGTTCTGATTTAACCATGCATCTTAGATATAGTGAGTCATTAGTTAAGCAAAAATTAGGAATTAGTTGCACTAATattgaaatatattttaatttttactctATAGTGTGTTGAATTTTTACTCATTAGTTCCGAGTGAAAATTGGATTTGGAAGTGGGACCTGCCCAAGAAGTAATTTTATAGTTTCGGTTCAAAATCAATTGTTTTATACCGGGTCAATAGAATCAATAAGTCGGTTCTGAATTAACCATGCagttatagaaaataataaaacaatattAGCCATTTTATTTATCAAAGCTCAACTAAAATTCACAGCAGAGCAGTTGGAGTAATGGCTATATAATAAAGGCTGGTCGTAGTATTAATTGATGAGTGGCCCTAAGCCAACACTTGGTTGAAATTTCTCTTGAATCTTACTCCCAATCTAGGTAACATGAAAATCGTTTTCTTCTTAGTACTTTCCTTTTCGATCACTGTTTTATGCAGCCCTCTTCCCAAGTATGACTCAATTTTCAGCTTTGGCGATTCGCTTGCCGATACCGGAAATTTCCTACTCTCCGGCGCCCTCAAGTTTCCGGTCATCGGGCAACTTCCTTACGGCCAAACATTCTTCCGCCACGCCACCGGCCGCTGCTCCGACGGCCGCCTCATTGTCGACTTTATAGGtacataatactactataataataAACTTCTTATCCAATTGTCTAATTTAATAGTTATATGTGGTATGTTATCAAGTAATGAAACACAAGATGATTTCCAATTAATATGCTTCCGTAGCCCTTAAAAAAGGTCAAAGTGGATGATGGAATTTTAATATAAGTGGATGTTGAAATGTAAGTTGATTGAGaataatattagtaataattattaatgtatTATGAGTGAAAATGGCGGGTTTATAAGAGGTTTAAGTaggtaataaataaatttatatactatgtAATGAGACAATACCATAAATGAAAGGGATATTGGTGCGTAATATCacgaaaattttataaaattagttTTTTCCCACAAACTTTAAACATGtcataaaatatcacaaacttaaATAGTTGTTTAAGTTTTCTCAGCAGCAACAAAATCATACTACAATTCATTTATTATTACATCACATAAGATATGattactattgatagatatggTTATCCATCTTAGTTGGATTTTTTTGGAGGTTGAAAAAAAAGACGCCAATTTTcccaaataaaaatagaataattattGTGAATAGCAGTGGAGTCAAACTTTCCAAAAAGTCCTTTCATAGCTTTCTTAGCATAATTGAGTAATTGACACCAAGTCTCACCATGTAGCTCCATGATCAGTGAATCACATACCTATAAAAATGACATTTTGGGACGAACATAAATATAACTAGGGTCTCTTACTTGTGACATTGCAGCGGAGGCCTATGGTTTGCCATATTTACCACCGTATTTATCGCACGATAAAAGTGAAAAGTTTTCGCATGGGGTGAATTTCGCAGTCGCGGGAGCTACTGCtcttgactccaaattcttctaCGACCGCAACATCGGGCAGTTCCTTTGGACAAACGATTCATTAGCTGTTCAACTAGGCTGGTTCAACAACCTAAAGTCCTCCCTTTGTTCCCACAAACAAGGTCACCTTTTACAACTAACTTAACTGCGTGAAAATTTTACATATAAAGTCATTGCATTCGCAGTATAAAAACTAATTATATTTGATGGGAACCAAGGAAATGGAGTAGTTATGTTGAGTACTGTTGGAACAGATTGTGAGAAGTATTTCAAAAGAAGTCTGTTTTTGGTGGGGGAGATTGGTGGTAATGACTACAACTACCCATTCTTTGTTGGTGGAAACATTACTCAGCTTAAGGCAATGGTGGTACCTTTGGTTGTTGGAGCCATTTCCTCAGCTACTTCAGTAAGCTACTCCCATTATTCTCTTTATGATAAATTGCTTCAAACACTACACTCAAATTCTGATTTGTCccataattttaaaaacaattgaaaaaatcataaaaaattggTTTGTACACAATCATCtcatgatgatttttttttgtgaaattgtATCCAATATAATAACTGGAAAATCGAAAATGGATATCATGACGATTTTTTTAACCTAATGGCGACACTAGGTTAAAAAAACACCAACAATAAATTACACATAGGTGACTGAGTTTTTTTGTAGTGAGATAACGAATAGATTCAAATTTCAggttttttactattttaaaaGTTGCTAGGCATGCCAAAAGTTGACaaaacttcataattttttgGCCAATTAAACTTAGATCATTATAAACATTTACATAGTGGTCTACTATAAGTAGACTCCTAACTAAAAATCGATATccctttcattttatttttttggggtAAATAAGTTAGGCACGAAGACAGACTAATGGATATAAGAGATATCGAACCTATTATGCAATAACGAGCTACCGATGACTAATGGATATAAGAGATATTGAACCTATTATGCAATAACCAGCTACCGAGATCCATCGGTGTA
This DNA window, taken from Salvia splendens isolate huo1 chromosome 18, SspV2, whole genome shotgun sequence, encodes the following:
- the LOC121775984 gene encoding F-box/kelch-repeat protein SKIP6-like — translated: MAEQTTAAAGAGSPVSAPPPLIQNFPDDISIQILARVPRFRHPFLSLVSKSWRAAVNSPELFRTRSLLRTSQSSLYLNLRINSSFNWYSERNPQNSKRSFTPIPSIPQHPVGSSVLALGPKIYVIGGSLSDIPSNNVWIFDCRSNNWQLGHRMRVSREFSASGELDGKIYVMGGCNVDNWSRSINWAEVFDPATGLWAAIPSEIELRDKWMHASAVIGTRLYAMADRGGVVLDIGRGGWGNVPKSLDLGWRGRAAVVDNVLYCYDYLGKIHGYDVEEDVWKELRGVEKGLLKFLCGSTMVNLDGKLCVVWEGKGKGKGNGKEVDIMCAEIEVRRDGDGGLSGVVLRSDVILVVPKGATISHCLAVEF
- the LOC121777952 gene encoding GDSL esterase/lipase At5g45910-like; the encoded protein is MKIVFFLVLSFSITVLCSPLPKYDSIFSFGDSLADTGNFLLSGALKFPVIGQLPYGQTFFRHATGRCSDGRLIVDFIAEAYGLPYLPPYLSHDKSEKFSHGVNFAVAGATALDSKFFYDRNIGQFLWTNDSLAVQLGWFNNLKSSLCSHKQDCEKYFKRSLFLVGEIGGNDYNYPFFVGGNITQLKAMVVPLVVGAISSATSMLIEEGAVELIVPGNLPIGCNAVYLTLFGTSNVRAYDKNGCLKAYNAFSKYHNSQLKIALDKLRQKYPHAKISYADYYGAAKRFFHAPKHYGFTETLMSCCGGGGPYNFNNSARCGHVGSTVCSDSKGYANWDGVHLTEAAYRSIALGLLNGSFTTPRPTFSPIYAF